In Vibrio crassostreae, one DNA window encodes the following:
- a CDS encoding MarR family winged helix-turn-helix transcriptional regulator, protein MDKHDEILVAIRQIIRAIDLHSKKLSKEYGLTGPQLILMRAIQEMGNVTIKELSNHTNVSQATTTTIIDRLELNGYVQRIRSVADRRKVHANLTEKGQELLNNAPPPLQDNFVKKFQNLEPWEQSLLLSSMQRVSSMMNAEDIDAAPVLQLEGIANVAKS, encoded by the coding sequence TTGGACAAACATGACGAAATCCTGGTCGCTATTCGACAAATTATTCGCGCTATCGATTTACACTCGAAGAAGCTGAGTAAAGAGTATGGTTTGACTGGCCCTCAATTAATTCTAATGAGAGCAATCCAAGAAATGGGTAATGTGACGATCAAAGAATTGTCGAATCATACCAATGTAAGCCAAGCCACAACCACGACGATCATCGATCGCCTAGAGTTGAATGGTTACGTACAACGTATCCGTAGTGTTGCTGACCGCCGTAAAGTGCATGCGAACTTGACGGAAAAAGGCCAAGAGCTGCTAAATAATGCGCCACCACCGCTGCAAGATAACTTCGTTAAAAAATTCCAAAACCTAGAACCGTGGGAGCAAAGCCTACTGCTTTCTTCGATGCAACGCGTGTCGTCGATGATGAATGCAGAAGACATCGACGCAGCCCCAGTTCTACAGCTTGAAGGCATTGCCAACGTTGCTAAGAGCTAA
- the choV gene encoding choline ABC transporter ATP-binding protein, with translation MSISQEQKPMDAITIKNLDVVFGNKANQALDLLDQGKTRQEIIDETGQVVGVDNVSLTVEEGEICVLMGLSGSGKSSLLRAVNGLNETSRGSLTIKDGDQQVDLAQCDEATLRHLRTHRVSMVFQKFALMPWLNVLDNVAFGLEMQGVAKDVRRAKAREQLEMVGLAEWETKFPHELSGGMQQRVGLARAFAMDTDILLMDEPFSALDPLIRAQLQDELITLQNKLNKTILFVSHDLDEALKIGNNIAIMESGKLIQHGKPEEIVLTPKTEYVKDFVAHTNPLNVLKGRSLMQPLDSLTQENESWKICDSKDLWIEQSEGALSVKGEPTLALVEWNESDDLTAINASSVVVASPEIGMRDAIKLKQLSNHPILLVEDNQLVGILDNSEFYNALTGNFQLNSAA, from the coding sequence ATGTCTATCTCTCAAGAACAAAAGCCAATGGACGCGATTACCATTAAAAACCTTGATGTTGTGTTCGGTAACAAAGCCAATCAAGCGCTTGATCTACTCGACCAAGGTAAAACTCGCCAAGAGATCATCGATGAAACTGGGCAAGTTGTTGGTGTGGATAATGTGTCGCTGACGGTGGAAGAAGGCGAGATCTGTGTATTGATGGGTTTGTCTGGTTCTGGTAAATCATCTTTGCTTCGCGCAGTTAACGGTTTGAATGAGACCAGCCGTGGTTCACTAACAATCAAAGACGGTGACCAGCAAGTCGATTTAGCGCAATGTGATGAAGCGACTCTGCGTCACCTTCGTACTCACCGCGTATCTATGGTGTTCCAAAAGTTTGCTTTGATGCCATGGCTTAACGTATTAGACAACGTGGCATTTGGTCTTGAAATGCAGGGTGTCGCCAAAGATGTTCGTCGTGCTAAGGCGCGTGAACAATTAGAAATGGTCGGCCTAGCCGAATGGGAAACGAAATTCCCGCATGAGCTTTCTGGCGGCATGCAGCAACGTGTTGGTTTGGCACGTGCGTTTGCAATGGATACTGACATTCTATTGATGGATGAACCGTTCTCGGCGCTTGACCCATTGATTCGTGCTCAACTGCAGGATGAACTGATCACGTTGCAAAACAAACTAAACAAAACGATTCTGTTCGTGAGTCACGACCTAGATGAAGCACTGAAGATTGGTAACAACATTGCGATCATGGAGTCTGGCAAACTGATCCAACACGGTAAGCCGGAAGAGATCGTACTGACGCCGAAAACGGAATATGTGAAGGACTTTGTTGCTCACACCAACCCATTGAATGTGCTTAAAGGTCGTTCTTTAATGCAGCCTCTTGATTCACTGACACAAGAGAATGAAAGCTGGAAGATCTGCGATTCTAAAGACCTCTGGATTGAACAGAGTGAAGGTGCTTTATCGGTCAAAGGTGAACCGACGTTAGCGCTTGTTGAGTGGAATGAGTCTGACGACTTAACGGCTATCAACGCATCGAGTGTCGTAGTGGCAAGCCCTGAAATTGGTATGCGTGATGCGATTAAGCTCAAGCAGCTCAGTAACCATCCGATTTTGCTGGTTGAAGATAATCAATTGGTTGGGATCTTGGATAACAGCGAGTTCTACAACGCGCTGACAGGTAATTTTCAACTAAACAGTGCTGCTTAA
- the choW gene encoding choline ABC transporter permease subunit: MNFITENKIPVGQWMEAGVDWLTINAAGFFDAISIFLETVIMFLVDVFKWMPPALPIVMTAAIAWYLHRKPSLVIFVVAALLTILNLGYWQEMLETFVLVFAATTISVLIGVPVGIMAAHRPWLYTVLRPILDLMQTVPTFVYLIPTLVLFGLGIVPGLISTIIFAIAAPIRLTYLGVTKVPEELIEAGKAFGASRMKLLLKVELPAALPSIMAGVTQCIMLSLSMVVIAALVGADGLGKPVVRALNTVNISQGFEAGLAIVLVAIILDRLCKTPNQKEA; the protein is encoded by the coding sequence GTGAATTTTATTACGGAAAACAAAATCCCTGTTGGTCAATGGATGGAAGCGGGTGTTGATTGGCTAACAATCAATGCAGCAGGATTCTTTGACGCTATTTCGATTTTTCTAGAAACCGTCATTATGTTTTTAGTCGATGTATTTAAGTGGATGCCACCGGCTTTACCAATCGTGATGACTGCGGCGATTGCATGGTATTTACACCGTAAACCCTCGCTTGTGATTTTCGTGGTCGCGGCACTGCTGACTATTCTTAACCTCGGCTACTGGCAAGAAATGCTGGAAACCTTTGTTCTCGTCTTTGCGGCGACAACGATTTCCGTATTAATTGGCGTACCGGTTGGCATCATGGCTGCTCACCGTCCTTGGCTCTATACAGTTTTGCGCCCAATCCTTGATTTGATGCAGACAGTCCCAACTTTCGTTTATCTGATTCCAACTCTGGTTCTATTTGGCTTGGGCATCGTTCCTGGCTTAATCTCGACCATTATTTTCGCGATAGCTGCTCCGATTCGTTTGACCTACTTAGGGGTAACGAAAGTCCCTGAAGAGTTGATTGAAGCAGGTAAAGCCTTTGGTGCAAGTCGCATGAAGTTACTGCTTAAAGTTGAATTACCTGCCGCTCTGCCAAGCATCATGGCGGGTGTAACCCAATGTATTATGTTGTCGCTTTCGATGGTGGTTATCGCCGCTCTTGTCGGTGCTGACGGACTTGGTAAACCTGTTGTTCGTGCATTGAACACAGTGAATATCTCACAAGGTTTTGAAGCCGGATTAGCGATTGTTTTAGTCGCAATCATCCTTGACCGCTTGTGCAAAACACCAAACCAGAAGGAAGCTTAA